A genomic segment from Malus domestica chromosome 05, GDT2T_hap1 encodes:
- the LOC114825161 gene encoding uncharacterized protein, with protein MRREDEESDEEAEVRCNKQNRAASMSAAMVCQPTKEQPQWGGSVASCSYKPQNRVMTQVNLMNNYFNPNSMYTEEGFRCRFRMRCHVFKCLLRDVQQINLYFQQKRDRAGCPDFSPYQKVTIVLRMMAYSSPADLIDETHGMSESTCPDTLEQFCDTIVQVYKDEYLCEPNKKDLDWLIHKAEDPGFPGMIGVIRLHTLRLEEHSHRMAMRLIRKVKKANYCVRGG; from the coding sequence atgagacgagaagatgaggagtctgatgaagaagcTGAAGTAAGGTgtaacaaacaaaacagagcaGCATCCATGAGTGCggccatggtgtgtcagccaactaaggaacaacctcaatggggtggctctgTTGCTAGTTGCTCTTATAAACCACAAAACAGAGTGATGACGCAAGtcaatctgatgaacaactacttcaaccctAACTCAATGTACACAGAAGAGGGTTTCAGATGTCGCTTCCGGATGAGGTGTCATGTCTTCAAGTGTTTACTTCGCGATGTCCAGCAGATTAATCTATACTTTCAACAGAAGCGGGACAGAGCAGGTTGCCCTGATTTCTCACCTTATCAGAAGGTTACTATTGTACTTCGAATGATGGCCTATAGCTCCCCAGCtgatttgatagatgaaacacatggtatgtctgagtctacatgccCTGATACTCTTGAACAATTCTGTGACACAATTGTTCAGGTTTACAAAGACGAGTACCTCTGTGAGCCAAATAAAAAAGATCTAGATTGGCTCATTCACAAAGCTGAAGACCCTGGGTTTCCAGGCATGATAGGGGTCATTAGACTGCATACATTAAGATTAGAAGAACATTCCCACCGGATGGCAATGAGGCTTATACGAAAGGTAAAGAAAGCTAACTACTGTGTTAGAGGCGGTTGA